From a single Aythya fuligula isolate bAytFul2 chromosome 16, bAytFul2.pri, whole genome shotgun sequence genomic region:
- the VAPB gene encoding vesicle-associated membrane protein-associated protein B/C, producing MAKAEQVLSLEPQHELKFKGPFTDVVTTNLKLGNPTDRNVCFKVKTTAPRRYCVRPNSGIIDAGTSINVSVMLQPFDYDPNEKSKHKFMVQSMFAPADTSDMEAVWKEAKPEELMDSKLRCVFELPAENDKPHDIEINKIVSTTATKTDSSVMSKSISSSLDDSEVKKVMEEYKRLQVEVQRLREENKQFKEEDGLRMRKAPQTNNPISASAAAVKDEGFSSRILALVVLFFVFGVIIGKIAL from the exons GCCCTTTCACAGATGTTGTCACTACAAACCTGAAACTCGGCAACCCTACAGACAGAAATGTGTGCTTCAAAGTCAAGACCACAGCACCACGCAGATACTGTGTAAGGCCTAACAGTGGAATTATTGATGCAGGAACATCAATTAATGTTTCTG tgatGCTACAGCCTTTTGACTATGACCCTAATGAGAAAAGTAAACACAAGTTCATGGTTCAGTCTATGTTTGCTCCAGCTGATACTTCAGATATGGAAGCAGTA TGGAAAGAGGCAAAACCAGAGGAGCTCATGGATTCGAAACTTAGGTGTGTGTTTGAGCTACCAGCGGAAAATGATAAGCCT CATgacatagaaataaataaaattgtatccACAACTGCAACAAAGACAGATTCCTCTGTAATGTCTAAATCAATAAGTTCTTCTTTGGATGACTCTGAAGTTAAGAAAGTAATGGAAGAATATAAGAGGCTTCAAGTAGAAGTTCAGAGGTTACGGGAGGAGAATAAACAGTTTAAg GAAGAAGATGGACTTCGGATGAGGAAGGCACCCCAGACAAACAACCCAAtatctgcttctgcagctgctgtcaaGGATGAAGGGTTCAGCTCCAGAATACTCGCtttggtggttttgttctttgtctttGGTGTAATTATAGGAAAAATAGCCTTGTAG
- the APCDD1L gene encoding protein APCDD1-like — MLRCWWLAGLLLACAAAEPPLRWEPRCRQQLRHLQDGARIAARLPPRLEGRWVSTGCEVRPGPEFLTRSYLFYANRLFKAYQFYYWDPSCREPSYSLVIKGKLRLRQASWITRGATEADYHLHKVGIVFHSQKAMREVASWINQTSSEGCSGFLPPGRTWAPGALYELLSAKSERDCTAALGFAMHELSLLRVEKHYQPLLEPQQSGSQLVEELYLGDIHTDWLERLHYRPTGYQRPLQSAVHHVHPCPACGIIYRADEHHPPILPARAEPPMQLSGSWVSTHCEVRPAVLFLTRYFIFHGNNHTWEGYYYHYSDPLCKQPTFTIYASGRYTQGVPSSKVRGGTELAFKVTQARVTPMDQLTVMMLNSSEPGSCGLTNSWSAGVEQDITPTNGCLALGIKLPHTEYELFKTEHDTRDRSLLYVGERPTDGSSPDRPDKRPTSYQAPLIRCAGAPEFSNYVSLKYLGEEDANSSEALKPLPVAFLLFIALQFLRWD; from the exons CCTGCGCTGCCGCGGAGCCGCCGCTGCGCTGGGAGCCGcggtgcaggcagcagctccgcCACCTGCAGGACGGCGCCAGGATCGCGGCGCGGCTGCCGCCCCGCTTGGAGGGCCGCTGGGTGTCCACCGG GTGCGAGGTGCGGCCGGGCCCCGAGTTCCTCACCCGATCCTACCTCTTCTACGCCAACCGCCTCTTCAAGGCTTACCAGTTCTACTACTGGGACCCCTCCTGCCGGGAGCCCTCGTACTCCCTGGTCATCAAGGGCAAGCTGCGCCTGCGCCAGGCCTCCTGGATCACCCGCGGGGCCACCGAGGCCGACTACCACCTCCACAAAGTCGGCATCGTTTTCCACAGCCAGAAAGCCATGCGGGAGGTGGCCTCCTGGATCAACCAGACCTCGAGCGAGGGCTGCAGCGGGTTCCTGCCGCCGGGGCGCACCTGGGCTCCCGGAGCCCTCTACGAACTGCTGAGCGCCAAGTCCGAGCGCGACTGCACCGCGGCCCTGGGCTTTGCTATGCACGAGCTCAGCCTCTTGCGGGTGGAGAAGCATTACCAGCCCTTGCTGGAGCCGCAGCAGAGCGGCAGCCAGCTGGTGGAAGAGCTGTACCTGGGGGACATTCACACGGACTGGCTGGAGAGGCTCCACTACCGACCGACCGGTTACCAGCGACCGCTGCAGAGCGCTGTG CACCACGTGCATCCTTGCCCAGCCTGTGGGATTATATACAGAGCTGATGAACACCACCCCCCCATCCTCCCCGCCAGAGCCGAGCCACCGATGCAGCTGAGCGGCAGCTGGGTGAGCACCCACTGCGAGGTGCGGCCCGCGGTGCTGTTCCTCACCAGGTACTTCATCTTCCACGGTAACAACCACACCTGGGAAGGCTACTACTACCACTACTCCGACCCGCTCTGCAAGCAGCCGACTTTCACCATCTACGCGTCTGGGCGTTACACCCAAGGCGTCCCCTCCTCTAAAGTGAGAGGCGGCACGGAGCTGGCTTTTAAAGTCACGCAGGCTCGGGTGACGCCGATGGACCAGCTAACGGTGATGATGCTGAACTCCTCCGAGCCAGGCAGCTGCGGGCTGACAAACTCCTGGAGTGCCGGGGTGGAGCAGGATATAACGCCGACGAACGGCTGCTTGGCTTTGGGCATCAAACTGCCCCACACGGAGTACGAGCTCTTCAAAACGGAGCACGACACGAGAGACCGCAGCCTGCTGTATGTTGGCGAGAGGCCCACGGACGGATCCAGTCCCGACCGTCCCGACAAGCGACCCACCTCGTACCAGGCGCCTCTGATCCGGTGTGCTGGGGCGCCGGAGTTCTCTAACTATGTTAGTCTAAAGTACTTGGGAGAAGAGGATGCTAACAGCAGTGAAGCACTAAAACCTTTGCCTGTGgcctttttattgtttatagCACTGCAGTTTTTAAGATGGGACTAG